DNA from Rubripirellula lacrimiformis:
TCTTCATGTACTTGGCGTTCAATGCACCGCATGATCCGCGGCAATCGCCCCAGGAATACGTTGACAAGTATCCGGTCGACGACATCGCCGTTCCCGAGAATTTTCTGAGCAACTATCCGTACGCCGATGCGATTGGATGTGGGCCAGGTCTACGTGACGAACGACTCGCTCCGTTCCCTCGCACACCTGAGGCGGTCAAAGTTCATCGTCAAGAATATTACGCGATCATCACGCACATGGATGTCATGATCGGGCGAATCTTGGATGCGATTGAAAAGACTGGCAAAGCGGACAATACCTGGATCTTCTTTACCGCTGACCATGGATTGGCGGTCGGACAGCATGGTTTGATCGGCAAACAAAATCTTTACGATCACAGTGTCCGTGTGCCGCTGATGGTGGTTCGTCCGGGTGGCCAGCCCGGTCGCCAGATCGATCATCCGGTTTACCTGCAAGACATCATGCCAACGACATTGCAGTTGGCCAAAGTCGACAAGCCGGATCATGTCGACTTTCATAGTCTGATCCCAATGTTGGACCAGTCGGCACAGAGTCCCTACGAATCGATCTATGGTGCCTACCTTGATAAACAACGTAGTATTCGTACCGACCAATACAAATTGATTGCCTATCCCGATGCGGGTGTGTTGCGGCTGTACGATGTGCAAGCCGATCCAAAAGAAATGCATGATTTGGCGGACGATCCGCAGTCAAAGCCATTGGTCAAACAATTGTTTGCTGAACTGCAGCAGTTGCAAAGCAGCCTTGACGACCATTTGGACCTGACGCCGTTGGCTCCCTAACGAAGCGGCCCCCCCCTTCCCACCGGCAGCCTTGGTTGGCGGCAACGTCGATTGTCGTTTGGTGCGGCCTGTGTTGTCTCTCCTTCCCCCCCCCCCTCCCCTATTCGACCGGCTATCCATGCAGCCTTTTGACATTCAAAGCCGCACGCGTTTCATCTTCGGCGATGGAACGATATCGCGTCTGGGTGAACTGGCCGCCAGCTTCCGTCCTGGCTGTGTGTTAGTCGTTAGTGATCGAGGGATCATGGAGGCGGGGCACGACGCAGCCGCGATCGCCTCGCTGAAGTCAGCGGGGCTGCGGGTGGAGTCGTTTCACGATTTTGCTGAAAATCCCACGTCCGCAATGGTCGACGCAGGGGTTCGGCATGCGGCCAAAGTGAAGCCCGACTTGCTGGTTGGGCTGGGCGGCGGCAGCAGCATGGATTGTTGCAAGGGAATCAACTTCGTCTATTCGTGCGGTGGCACCATCCACGACTATCATGGTGTCGGCAAAGCGACGGGCGAATTGTTACCGATGATCGCAATCCCGACGACATCGGGAACTGGAAGCGAAGCTCAGTCATTTGCGTTGATCAGCGACGTCGATACGCATGTGAAAATGGCTTGCGGCGATCCCCGCGCCGCATGTCGGATCGCCATTCTGGATCCTGTGTTGACCCTGACTCAGCCCCAGCGTGTGACCGCGTTGACGGGAATCGATGCGATCTCGCACGCGATCGAAACCTACGTCACCAAGCGGCGCAATCCGATGTCGGTGACCTACAGTCGACGCGCATTTGGGATGTTGGCAGATGGGTTTTCTCGCGTGCTTGCCGATCCGTCTGATTTAGAGGCGCGTGGCCAGATGCAGCTGGGGGCCTGCTTTGCCGGGATGGCCATCGAAACATCAATGCTAGGTGCTGCCCATGCGACAGCGAACCCATTGACGGCACGGCACGCGGTGACGCACGGTCAAGCGGTCGGGATGATGTTGCCGGCTGTCATTCGAATGAATGGGGCTCAGCATGCCGATTGGTACGGCGAACTGATGCGTGAAGTGGAACCCAGCACCAGGGATGAAGACGCCCCCGAGCGTTTGGCGAATCTTGTCACCGGATGGTTGCGCGAAGCCGGACTGGCAACATCGCTAAGCGAGCTGTCGATTGCCGAGTCCGAGATCGACGTGTTGGCCGATGATTCGCTGAAACAATGGACCGGTACCTTCAATCCCGTTGCCTTGGATGCCGGACGAAGTCAGGGGTTGTATCGCGCGGTGGTCAACGCGGCCGGCTAGAGGCATCACGTGACGATCGCCCGGCTGTTGTCGAATCATGCGATGGTGGGTCTTCGATTACGGGTCTTCGATTACGGGTCTTCGATTACGGGTCTTCGATTACGGGCCTTCGTTCGCCGGGCCGCGAGTTTCGAGGCGCGGTCGTGCGGGGCGATGTCCACACTGCCAAACGGCTGCGTTTTGGATGGGGCGGAAACGGATGATGATTGTGTCGCGTGTTGCCATTGGTGTCCTGGTTGCCGAGGAATTTTGGCTCATCCGTCGGAAGGGTGCGCCGTACCCAGGGACGAGGTTTTCGGAGGAATTGCTCCGATGTCCGAAATTTGAGCCGACCATTTCGATGCGTTAGAATTGATTTGCCAAGTGAAGCGGAAGCGAGCTCTGCTGAGGAGCAACTTGCCAAGGAATAGCTTGGTCTCCGATGCGCCGAAGGTGCTTCGTGGCCCACCGGCATGCTCGCCATGCCGGTGGGGTGTTTTTAATAGGGACGCCATCCATCACTAAGCATTCGGACATCGGAGCATGCCTGCAAAAACCTCGGGCGCTCCCTTCCGACGGATGAGCCGGAATTTTCAAGCTTTGGCTGGCGCCAGTTTGCAAAATCGGTGGCGTGAAACCGTGCACGCGTTTGCGGCTTGGCCCGGCATGGTTCACAATAGGGATATGCCCCTTATCACCTTGTGAGCAGACAATCATGCCAACGCCCTCCGAGAATGGATCGGACACACATTTGAAGGCGGCATCTTCGGCTTCGTTTGATGGTCAATCGGGGCGATGGGAACTGGTCGAAGCGAGCGATCTGCCGCGAATTTCCTTGGACGAATCAGACGGTTCAGATGATCAGCTGGCGGGTGTGTCGGGTGATGAATCGATTCAAAGCGGCGGCGTTGGTCAAAACATCGCCAAGGACGCAGGTGCATCCGTCACGACCCATCCGTTGCAGCAAACGCTTGGCGAATCACCTACCACGTCGGTTCCGGACGGAACCGTTGCTTCGTTATCGATGTCCAGCCAACTTGCCGAACCCAATCCCGTTTCGGCCGGAACTTCCGCTGACCAGCCAAAGCCCAAGTTGCAGCTGCAGCGTCGTCAACAGCTTGAACATCATCTGAAGGCGAATCCTGCGGACTTGGATTCGTTCTTGGAACTGGCCCGTATTTATCGAGACGAGAACCATCCAATCGATGCTCGCCGAGTGCTGCAGCAAGCGCTGCAGATCTTTCCCGATGATGCCGATTTGCTGTGGGAATTCGAAGAGGCGACTTTGTCGCGGTCGTTGCAGCAGTTGCGTGAAGTCAGCGAACTGGCCAGCCGGTTGGACACCGCGGAAACCGATCGTGAACTCAGTCGGTGCCAGCAGGATTGGGCGATGCGGCGGATCGAGGTCTGTCAATCGCGGATCAATCGTGACCCAAGCTTGGTGCACCTTCGCGTCACGCTAGGGGAAGCGATGTACGAAGCCGAGCGGTTCGACGACGCGTTGGATGAACTGGATCCCGTGCTGCGTCACTGGGAACTGTCACCATCGGCGTACTTGATTCGGGGGAAGTGTTTGCTGGCGATGGGAAAGGACTTGGACGCGATGGTTGCCTTCCGAGCTTGCGCACTGCGGCGGGCGGTTGTTGCTCCGCTGCGAACACGGGTGTTCGCGCTGCGGTTGCTTTGCGAAACCGCGGATCGGCTAGGCATTGTGCTGACGCTAGCGCAGTACCGATCGGCACTCCAACAGGCCGAACAGGAACTTGCCAAACAAGCCGCGTTGGGCAAGTGAAAATGATGCTGACGTGAACGATTCCTGTCTGTTTTGATCTCTTCACCAATCGACACATCCCCAGAGTTTCTGATGAATCAAGCCGTTGTGGATCCGGACCAGCTTCGCCAATTTGCGTCTCAGCTGCATCGTTTCGCCGAAGAAATGAAACAGCGTTCGACAGGTTTGGCGACTCAGATGAACCAGTTAGAACAGACGTGGCGTGACGAACAGCAGCGAAAGTTTTCGGACGAATTCACCGCTCAGATGCGACAGATGGCGCGCCTGATCCAGACGACCGAAGAACACGTCCCCTACCTGATGCGGAAGGCCGAACAGATCGACGCCTATTTAGGACGCTAGTTTGATGGCCGCCAGCAACGTTCGCAGTATCGAAGCGCTCGAAGTCTTTCACGATGGCTTGATTGGATTGTCCGGCGATTGGGACAAGACATTGCAAGAGGTGCGGATGTTGGTCCATCGCGCGGAGGAATATTTTTCGCAAGACCGGCCCAAGTATTGGCGTCACCAAGTTCAGTTGGCCGAACGTTATTTGAACGAGGCCAAAGATCAATTGGCTCAGAAACGTTCTGCGGTGCGTGCGTCGGATCGTCCGGCGGCAACCGAGGCGGTCAAACGAGTCCAGGTGGCCGAGCGACGGCTGCGGCTGACCCAGGCCAAAGTCCGCGAAGCCAAAGCCTATTCGATTGAAGTTTCGCAGGCCTGCAACGCGGTGCTGGGACCCCTTGCCGATGTGGCTCAGCACTGCGAGGTTCTGTTGCCGACGGCAGCCTTGGAACTGCATGCTCTGATCAATCAATTGAAGGCCTACGCGGATCGGCAATAGATTTCGGCCAACGATCGGGTCCGACCCAGCTAAAGTGAACGAGGGTGCCGGTGAACGTTCCCTCGCTTGCGACTAAAAAAACTTGAATATGGAAGCTATGAATAAGCCTGCAGAGATCTTCGCTTCGCTTGCCCAGCATCGGTCCGAGCCCGCCGTGATGCTGGACCAGATGATTGAACACTTTCGCCAAGAACGCAGCGCGATGGAGCTGTTCGAAGCGATGAAGATGCGCGTTCGCCATCAGGTCGGATTGCCATTGGTTCCGTTTGGTGAGGAACCGGCGCGGTCCGAAGAAGTCGAACGCCAGTTGGAACTGGGGCTGTTGCAGGCTTGTCGTGAAGCCGGGACTATCTTGGTGCAGGACGGCCGCGTCGCCGAAGGATGGATGTATTTGCGGCCGACCGCCGATATGGAACTGGCGCGTGAATTGATCAGCAAGATCGAAATCACGGACGACAACTATGACGACATGATCCAGGTGCTTTTGCACGAAGGCGTGGATGTCGCGCGAGGCTTTCAGGCGGTCATCGACCATCAAGGGACCTGCAACAGTGTCACGCTGTACGAACAATCGATCGTGGCCCGCAGCATGCCGGACCGAAAGGCAGCGTCGACGTGCTTGCTGAACCATTTGTACGGTGAACTTTGTTCGTTGGTGCGATCGGATATCGCACAGAAGGACGGCGAGCCGCCGGCGGGTGAAGACGAATCTTTGGGGGATATGATCGAAAGCCGCCGCTGGATTCTAGAGGGCGGCGGGTATCACTTGGACACGACCCACTTGGCCGCGACGGTTCGTGTAGCGACGGTGTTGGATGATCCGGCCCTGCTGAAGAAGGCGTGGGAACTGACACAATACGGTCGTCGCCTTCATCACCAATTTCAGTATCCCGGGGACGAACCGTTTGTGGACTTCTATCCTGCCTATGGGGCCTTCTATTCGGTCCTGTTGGGGCAGAATGTCGACGCCGGGTTGAAGTTGTTTCAGCGCAAGGCAAGCACGGTCGATGTCGCCGAGCACGGTACCGGTGCGATTGAAACCTACGTCGATCTGTTGGACAGAATCGGGCGGCACGGTGAAGCGGTCACCGCAGCGATTGAACTGGTTCCGGCTGATGTGCCGGCGCAACGGATCGTTCCAATGCTGATCGAGATTGCTGGCCGAGCGAAAGATGCTGGCGACCCGACTGCCTTCGAATCGCTGCTGGCCTATTGCCAACAGCGAGAGGACGTTCTGGGTTACGCCGCGGCATTGCACGCGGCGTGATAGAGATCGGCTTGTGGGAGAAGGGCCGAGTTACTTCTTGGCCATCGCTTTGACGACGGCATCGCCCATGTCGGCAGGCGTCGGAGCGACGACGATACCGGCGTCTTCGAGTGCAGCGACCTTTTCTTCGGCGGTTCCCTTTCCGCCACTGATGATTGCACCAGCGTGGCCCATTCGTTTTCCGGGAGGCGCGGTGCGTCCGGCGATGAAGGCGGCCATTGGCTTGGTGACGTGCTCTTTCGCAAACGCAGCGGCTTCTTCTTCTGCCGATCCACCAATCTCGCCGATCATCAAGATCGCTTCGGTTTGGTCGTCTTCCTGGTACATCTTCAGCAGATCGATAAAGCTGGTGCCGACGATCGGGTCGCCACCAAGGCCAACACAGGTGCTTTGACCAAGGCCCAGGTTGCTGGTTTGCCAAACCGATTCGTAAGTCAGCGTACCACTGCGGCTCATCACGCCGATTTTACCGGGTTGGTGAATGTAACCAGGCATGATGCCGATCTTGCACTCACCGGGAGTGATCAGGCCGGGGCAGTTGGGACCGATCAAGATCGAATCGCTGGCTTTGACCTTTTCGTAGACGCGGACCATGTCCAGGACTGGTACGCCTTCGGTGATCGCCGCGATGACTTTGATGCCCGCGTCGACGGCTTCCAAGATGGCGTCGGCCGTGAACGGTGGCGGGACGAAGATCATGGTCGCGTCGGCGCCGGTTTGGTGCACGGCTTCTTCGACCGTATCGAAGACGGGGATGCCTTCGACGTTTTGGCCACCTTTACCCGGTGTAACGCCACCGACCATTTGGGTGCCGTAATCGCGGCAACCGAGCGAGTGGAAGGTACCCGCGTTGCCGGTGATGCCTTGGCAAATGACTTTTGTATTTTTGTTGACCAGGATGGACATGAGAGGACGGTTTTAGATTGTGGGAATTGTTTTTTAGAAAGACAGGGCAGGATTCAAAAGACGCCTGTCCCGCGGGACGAATCGCCGCAGAACGAGCATCCGTTGCCCTGTTTAACCCGCAGCCGCGACGATCTTTTTGGCGGCGTCGGTGATGTCCGTCGCGTTGATGATGTC
Protein-coding regions in this window:
- a CDS encoding sulfatase-like hydrolase/transferase; the encoded protein is MIRSGISTLSLGFVQFNLPTLRTAFATILALVSVAGTRVAFAQDDSDDGDQRPNIVFIFADDQCFETIGGLNNPEVETPNLDRLVRRGTTFTHAYNMGSWSGAVCVASRTMLNSGRFVWSANSIYDRSERERTEGRWWSEYLKSAGYRTYMTGKWHCKANAERSFDVARDIRPGMPKDNKAGYNRPLPDGSDPWSPSDPKFGGYWQGGTHWSEVVANHADEFLEDASQNPDPFFMYLAFNAPHDPRQSPQEYVDKYPVDDIAVPENFLSNYPYADAIGCGPGLRDERLAPFPRTPEAVKVHRQEYYAIITHMDVMIGRILDAIEKTGKADNTWIFFTADHGLAVGQHGLIGKQNLYDHSVRVPLMVVRPGGQPGRQIDHPVYLQDIMPTTLQLAKVDKPDHVDFHSLIPMLDQSAQSPYESIYGAYLDKQRSIRTDQYKLIAYPDAGVLRLYDVQADPKEMHDLADDPQSKPLVKQLFAELQQLQSSLDDHLDLTPLAP
- a CDS encoding iron-containing alcohol dehydrogenase, encoding MQPFDIQSRTRFIFGDGTISRLGELAASFRPGCVLVVSDRGIMEAGHDAAAIASLKSAGLRVESFHDFAENPTSAMVDAGVRHAAKVKPDLLVGLGGGSSMDCCKGINFVYSCGGTIHDYHGVGKATGELLPMIAIPTTSGTGSEAQSFALISDVDTHVKMACGDPRAACRIAILDPVLTLTQPQRVTALTGIDAISHAIETYVTKRRNPMSVTYSRRAFGMLADGFSRVLADPSDLEARGQMQLGACFAGMAIETSMLGAAHATANPLTARHAVTHGQAVGMMLPAVIRMNGAQHADWYGELMREVEPSTRDEDAPERLANLVTGWLREAGLATSLSELSIAESEIDVLADDSLKQWTGTFNPVALDAGRSQGLYRAVVNAAG
- a CDS encoding tetratricopeptide repeat protein encodes the protein MPTPSENGSDTHLKAASSASFDGQSGRWELVEASDLPRISLDESDGSDDQLAGVSGDESIQSGGVGQNIAKDAGASVTTHPLQQTLGESPTTSVPDGTVASLSMSSQLAEPNPVSAGTSADQPKPKLQLQRRQQLEHHLKANPADLDSFLELARIYRDENHPIDARRVLQQALQIFPDDADLLWEFEEATLSRSLQQLREVSELASRLDTAETDRELSRCQQDWAMRRIEVCQSRINRDPSLVHLRVTLGEAMYEAERFDDALDELDPVLRHWELSPSAYLIRGKCLLAMGKDLDAMVAFRACALRRAVVAPLRTRVFALRLLCETADRLGIVLTLAQYRSALQQAEQELAKQAALGK
- a CDS encoding WXG100 family type VII secretion target, which gives rise to MNQAVVDPDQLRQFASQLHRFAEEMKQRSTGLATQMNQLEQTWRDEQQRKFSDEFTAQMRQMARLIQTTEEHVPYLMRKAEQIDAYLGR
- the sucD gene encoding succinate--CoA ligase subunit alpha, with translation MSILVNKNTKVICQGITGNAGTFHSLGCRDYGTQMVGGVTPGKGGQNVEGIPVFDTVEEAVHQTGADATMIFVPPPFTADAILEAVDAGIKVIAAITEGVPVLDMVRVYEKVKASDSILIGPNCPGLITPGECKIGIMPGYIHQPGKIGVMSRSGTLTYESVWQTSNLGLGQSTCVGLGGDPIVGTSFIDLLKMYQEDDQTEAILMIGEIGGSAEEEAAAFAKEHVTKPMAAFIAGRTAPPGKRMGHAGAIISGGKGTAEEKVAALEDAGIVVAPTPADMGDAVVKAMAKK